The Kitasatospora setae KM-6054 genome contains a region encoding:
- a CDS encoding immune inhibitor A domain-containing protein — translation MKITKRVAAASAAVAVAAALGAGMLPGIASAAPATPVVTDPADAAQNDSVPRELQSPLAEKQQAEQTAAVEQLVNGTAKVEQHGSGSSVKLGRDKYVELSRERTDRIFTILVDFGDQVDNTTKTADGKVKYGGTPGPARNQIAAPDRSKDNSTAWQADYNQAHYQDLYFAKDKPSLKTYYERQSSGRYSVDGLVTDWVRVPWNEARYGSDYCGQHVCANAQDLIRDGINAWVADQKAKGRTDAQIKADLAQYDQWDRYDYNGNGNFNEPDGYLDHFQIVHAGEDQSAGGGVQGTDALWAHRSYVYANQAGKTGPDNNKLGGTPIGATGLWVGDYTMQPENGGLGVFAHEYGHDLGLPDLYDTSGQGIDNSVGFWSLMSSGSWLGEGKDQIGDLPNDLDIWSKLKLGWLNYDTAKAGQTSLSLLGPVEYNTKRKQGLIVNLPPKTVTTVINTPFEGANEWWSGSADDLNVTLTRDVDLTGKTSAALTAKAWYELETDYDYAYAEVSTDGGKNWTPLAGTFNGAALPDNAINGTSNGAWGDLSFSLNQYAGQAVKLRFRNTTDGGVHYKGLALDNVAVTADGSALFTDGAENGDNGWTAAGFSRITGKFAKDYDQHYLVENRQYVSFDTTLKTGPYNFGSAARPDWVEHYANQNGVLIWLWDSSQTDNNVANHPGQGLILPVDAHPATLKWNDGTVMRPRFQSYDATFGSDRTDGLSLHKADALTKIPSSRGVTVFNDHTTKYWFDENKYSSVQVPDTRTQIEVLWQSHNDLEALIKVSPVRK, via the coding sequence TTGAAGATAACCAAGAGGGTTGCCGCGGCTTCCGCGGCAGTCGCGGTGGCCGCGGCGCTCGGCGCCGGCATGCTGCCCGGCATCGCCTCCGCCGCCCCGGCGACCCCGGTGGTCACGGACCCGGCCGACGCCGCCCAGAACGACAGCGTTCCGCGTGAACTGCAGAGCCCGCTCGCCGAGAAGCAGCAGGCCGAGCAGACCGCCGCGGTGGAGCAGCTGGTCAACGGCACCGCGAAGGTCGAGCAGCACGGCAGCGGCTCCTCGGTGAAGCTGGGCCGCGACAAGTACGTGGAGCTGTCGCGCGAGCGCACGGACCGGATCTTCACGATCCTCGTCGACTTCGGCGACCAGGTGGACAACACCACCAAGACCGCCGACGGCAAGGTCAAGTACGGTGGCACGCCGGGCCCGGCGCGCAACCAGATCGCCGCTCCGGACCGCTCGAAGGACAACTCGACGGCCTGGCAGGCGGACTACAACCAGGCGCACTACCAGGACCTGTACTTCGCGAAGGACAAGCCTTCGCTGAAGACCTACTACGAGCGCCAGTCCTCCGGCCGGTACTCGGTCGACGGCCTGGTGACCGACTGGGTCCGGGTGCCGTGGAACGAGGCCCGCTACGGCTCGGACTACTGCGGCCAGCACGTCTGCGCCAACGCGCAGGACCTGATCCGCGACGGCATCAACGCCTGGGTCGCCGACCAGAAGGCCAAGGGGCGCACCGACGCCCAGATCAAGGCCGACCTGGCGCAGTACGACCAGTGGGACCGCTACGACTACAACGGCAACGGCAACTTCAACGAGCCGGACGGCTACCTGGACCACTTCCAGATCGTCCACGCCGGTGAGGACCAGTCGGCCGGCGGCGGCGTCCAGGGCACCGACGCGCTGTGGGCGCACCGCTCCTACGTGTACGCCAACCAGGCCGGCAAGACCGGTCCGGACAACAACAAGCTCGGCGGCACCCCGATCGGCGCCACCGGCCTGTGGGTCGGCGACTACACCATGCAGCCGGAGAACGGCGGCCTGGGCGTGTTCGCGCACGAGTACGGCCACGACCTCGGTCTGCCGGACCTGTACGACACCTCCGGCCAGGGCATCGACAACTCGGTGGGCTTCTGGTCGCTGATGTCCTCCGGCTCCTGGCTGGGCGAGGGCAAGGACCAGATCGGCGACCTGCCGAACGACCTCGACATCTGGTCGAAGCTCAAGCTGGGCTGGCTGAACTACGACACCGCCAAGGCCGGCCAGACCTCGCTCTCGCTGCTCGGCCCGGTCGAGTACAACACCAAGCGCAAGCAGGGCCTGATCGTCAACCTGCCCCCGAAGACCGTCACCACCGTGATCAACACCCCGTTCGAGGGTGCCAACGAGTGGTGGAGCGGCAGCGCCGACGACCTGAACGTCACGCTGACCCGCGACGTCGACCTGACCGGCAAGACCTCGGCCGCGCTGACCGCGAAGGCCTGGTACGAGCTGGAGACGGACTACGACTACGCGTACGCCGAGGTCTCCACCGACGGCGGCAAGAACTGGACCCCGCTGGCCGGCACCTTCAACGGCGCCGCGCTGCCGGACAACGCCATCAACGGCACCTCGAACGGCGCCTGGGGCGACCTGTCCTTCTCGCTGAACCAGTACGCGGGCCAGGCCGTCAAGCTCCGGTTCCGCAACACCACCGACGGCGGCGTCCACTACAAGGGCCTGGCCCTGGACAACGTCGCGGTGACCGCGGACGGCTCGGCCCTGTTCACCGACGGCGCCGAGAACGGTGACAACGGCTGGACCGCGGCGGGCTTCTCCCGGATCACCGGCAAGTTCGCCAAGGACTACGACCAGCACTACCTGGTCGAGAACCGCCAGTACGTCTCGTTCGACACCACGCTGAAGACCGGCCCGTACAACTTCGGCTCGGCGGCCCGTCCGGACTGGGTGGAGCACTACGCCAACCAGAACGGCGTGCTGATCTGGCTGTGGGACTCCTCGCAGACCGACAACAACGTGGCGAACCACCCCGGCCAGGGCCTGATCCTGCCGGTCGACGCCCACCCGGCCACGCTGAAGTGGAACGACGGCACGGTGATGCGTCCGCGCTTCCAGTCCTACGACGCGACCTTCGGGTCCGACCGGACCGACGGCCTGAGCCTGCACAAGGCCGACGCGCTCACCAAGATCCCGAGCTCGCGCGGCGTGACGGTCTTCAACGACCACACCACCAAGTACTGGTTCGACGAGAACAAGTACAGCAGCGTCCAGGTGCCGGACACCCGCACCCAGATCGAGGTGCTGTGGCAGTCGCACAACGACCTGGAGGCCCTGATCAAGGTCTCGCCGGTCCGCAAGTGA
- a CDS encoding threonine aldolase family protein, whose translation MNDTPVQDRRFHARRRAGRLLSAGRQQTVRESLAALAALADGPYPLDEPTDRYGDGIVRTLELRTAALLGKPDAAYFPTGTMAQQAALKTWADTHGPVVAMHPLAHPEQHERRAHQVLSGLRSVPLTGAPRQPAAAELAELDEPYDVLMLELPLRDAGFLLPGWDELEALYALAERQGRPVHLDGARLWESAPHFGRSLPEVCARAGSVYVSCYKSLGGHSGALVAGEAEYVRRLKVWRHRYGGSLWQQWPAALAALAGLDRELPRLPGYVAHAKTVAAALAAAPGARVHPEPPHTHQFQFWLPYPAARLEEAGFRQAEEQGVSLFGGWREPGPHPGLSMTEVTVAADAADWSAEQVTEALDAFLALV comes from the coding sequence ATGAACGACACCCCTGTTCAGGACCGCCGCTTCCACGCCCGCCGCCGGGCCGGCCGGCTGCTCTCGGCCGGCCGCCAGCAGACCGTCCGCGAGTCACTGGCCGCCCTCGCCGCGCTGGCCGACGGCCCCTACCCGCTGGACGAGCCCACCGACCGCTACGGCGACGGCATCGTCCGCACCCTGGAGCTGCGCACCGCCGCCCTGCTCGGCAAGCCGGACGCCGCCTACTTCCCGACCGGGACGATGGCCCAGCAGGCCGCCCTGAAGACCTGGGCCGACACCCACGGCCCGGTGGTGGCCATGCACCCGCTCGCCCACCCCGAGCAGCACGAGCGCCGCGCCCACCAGGTGCTGTCCGGCCTGCGCAGCGTCCCGCTGACCGGCGCCCCGCGGCAGCCCGCCGCCGCCGAGCTGGCCGAGCTCGACGAGCCGTACGACGTGCTGATGCTGGAGCTGCCGCTGCGCGACGCCGGCTTCCTGCTGCCCGGGTGGGACGAACTGGAGGCGCTGTACGCGCTGGCCGAGCGGCAGGGCCGCCCGGTCCACCTGGACGGCGCCCGGCTCTGGGAGTCCGCCCCGCACTTCGGCCGGTCGCTGCCCGAGGTCTGCGCCCGGGCCGGCTCGGTGTACGTCTCCTGCTACAAGTCGCTCGGCGGCCACAGCGGCGCGCTGGTGGCGGGCGAGGCGGAGTACGTCCGCCGGCTCAAGGTCTGGCGGCACCGCTACGGCGGCAGCCTGTGGCAGCAGTGGCCCGCCGCGCTCGCCGCGCTGGCCGGCCTGGACCGCGAGCTGCCCCGGCTGCCCGGCTACGTGGCGCACGCCAAGACGGTCGCCGCCGCGCTCGCCGCGGCCCCCGGCGCCCGGGTGCACCCCGAGCCGCCGCACACCCACCAGTTCCAGTTCTGGCTCCCGTACCCGGCCGCCCGGCTGGAGGAGGCCGGCTTCCGGCAGGCCGAGGAGCAGGGCGTCTCGCTGTTCGGCGGCTGGCGCGAGCCGGGCCCGCACCCCGGCCTGTCGATGACCGAGGTGACGGTGGCCGCCGACGCCGCCGACTGGAGCGCCGAGCAGGTCACCGAGGCGCTGGACGCCTTCCTCGCACTGGTCTGA
- a CDS encoding M23 family metallopeptidase, giving the protein MRSLPATGRRLLQAISTRHVRSVLSAAPHTTARLAPAKALASGAAVVAAGALLIPTGQAIAQTAHPGDRIAVTATAEGTPAEVAEYHLPEATALQSEQAKTAKAVLAASLEQAGLTQAPAEDQHQEQHQDESASRGEDRAELPADGQQQDEQATADQAAAEQHAADEKAATEKAAAEQAAAAAAAAQAKPAWSSPAPGATISNPYHKTNAAYAAGYHTGTDFAVSVGTPVLAVGDATVVSSGYAGAYGNQVVLKLSDGRFAQYAHLSQLGVKAGQHVDAGQQVGKSGNTGNSHGPHLHFEIRTANQYAKVIDPVGYLKQHGATNF; this is encoded by the coding sequence ATGCGTTCTCTCCCCGCCACCGGCCGCCGGCTTCTCCAGGCGATCAGCACCCGCCACGTCCGCTCGGTCCTGTCCGCCGCCCCGCACACCACGGCCCGGCTGGCCCCCGCCAAGGCGCTCGCCTCGGGCGCCGCGGTGGTCGCCGCCGGCGCGCTGCTGATCCCGACCGGACAGGCCATCGCGCAGACCGCCCACCCGGGCGACCGGATCGCCGTCACGGCCACCGCCGAGGGCACCCCCGCCGAGGTCGCCGAGTACCACCTGCCGGAGGCGACCGCGCTGCAGAGCGAGCAGGCCAAGACCGCCAAGGCCGTGCTGGCCGCCTCGCTGGAGCAGGCCGGCCTGACCCAGGCCCCGGCCGAGGACCAGCACCAGGAGCAGCACCAGGACGAGTCGGCCTCCCGCGGCGAGGACCGCGCCGAACTGCCGGCCGACGGGCAGCAGCAGGACGAGCAGGCGACCGCCGACCAGGCCGCCGCCGAGCAGCACGCCGCCGACGAGAAGGCGGCGACCGAGAAGGCCGCGGCCGAGCAGGCCGCCGCCGCTGCCGCCGCCGCGCAGGCGAAGCCGGCCTGGTCCTCGCCCGCGCCGGGCGCCACGATCAGCAACCCGTACCACAAGACCAACGCGGCGTACGCGGCCGGCTACCACACCGGCACCGACTTCGCGGTCTCGGTCGGCACCCCGGTGCTGGCGGTCGGCGACGCGACCGTGGTGTCCTCCGGCTACGCGGGCGCCTACGGCAACCAGGTCGTGCTGAAGCTGTCCGACGGCCGCTTCGCCCAGTACGCGCACCTGTCGCAGCTCGGTGTGAAGGCCGGGCAGCACGTGGACGCGGGCCAGCAGGTCGGCAAGTCCGGCAACACCGGCAACTCGCACGGCCCGCACCTGCACTTCGAGATCCGCACCGCCAACCAGTACGCGAAGGTGATCGACCCGGTCGGCTACCTGAAGCAGCACGGCGCGACCAACTTCTGA
- a CDS encoding TetR/AcrR family transcriptional regulator — protein sequence MTTTQSPRSDTRARIIDVALELFAEHGYEKTSLREIADRLGVTKAALYYHFKTKDDIVRGIVEKMAAPLDDAIAYGEDRPWSPELREELLRRFAAGMGERAPLLRFFHENQPALRESAAGLAFKERMIRMIRLLHGPEPTFRDRLRATVALTSVHSAMFLLKADTCESDTPYEVPPTTVEEAMEAALEVALEVAARIEPPTR from the coding sequence ATGACCACCACCCAGAGCCCCCGCAGCGACACCAGAGCGCGGATCATCGACGTGGCGCTGGAGCTGTTCGCCGAGCACGGCTACGAGAAGACCTCGCTGCGGGAGATCGCCGACCGGCTCGGCGTCACCAAGGCCGCCCTCTACTACCACTTCAAGACCAAGGACGACATCGTCCGCGGCATCGTGGAGAAGATGGCCGCCCCGCTCGACGACGCCATCGCCTACGGCGAGGACCGGCCCTGGTCGCCCGAGCTGCGCGAGGAGCTGCTGCGCCGGTTCGCGGCCGGGATGGGCGAGCGGGCCCCGTTGCTGCGCTTCTTCCACGAGAACCAGCCCGCACTGCGGGAGTCCGCGGCCGGGCTGGCGTTCAAGGAGCGGATGATCCGGATGATCCGCCTGCTGCACGGCCCGGAGCCGACCTTCCGCGACCGGCTGCGCGCCACCGTCGCGCTGACCTCCGTGCACTCGGCGATGTTCCTGCTGAAGGCCGACACCTGCGAATCCGACACCCCCTACGAGGTCCCCCCCACCACGGTCGAGGAGGCGATGGAGGCCGCCCTGGAGGTCGCCCTGGAGGTCGCGGCACGCATCGAGCCGCCCACGCGGTAG
- a CDS encoding MDR family MFS transporter translates to MTTQKSAAVPEEPVVELGKPAEFEQRPHREIRLVMVGLVITMLLAMLDNLIVGTAMPTIVGELHGAEHMSWVVTSYTLATAASTPIWGKVGDLYGRKGSFLVSIAIFLLGSALSGLSQSMTQLIAFRAVQGLGAGGLMVGVMSIMGALVLPRDRGKYQGMFAAVMALATVGGPLIGGFITDHLNWRWTFYVNLPLGAIALAFIVVVLKLPKIRSNAKIDYFGALLLTVGIVSAVLVTTWGGHEYAWGSKQILGLGTLGLASLIGFCYVEQRVAEPIIPLSLFRNRNFTMVSIIGFIVGFAMFGAVTFLPTYQQIVQNASATNSGLLLMPMMFGMLVVSLVVGQAITKTGKYRIFPIIGTTVMAGGSLLLSTLAVDTKTFTSSCYMVVLGAGMGFLMQVTMLVAQNSVEMKDMGVASSSATLFRTIGGSFGVALFGTLYINRLNDTLKDAGMPAGGESTGSMSPETLKHMPPEAVAVLRHGIANGMHTVFLWGTVVSVVAIAASLFIREVKLRGGADAAEAKAEAALEGAV, encoded by the coding sequence ATGACAACCCAGAAGTCAGCGGCGGTTCCGGAGGAACCGGTCGTCGAGCTCGGGAAGCCCGCCGAGTTCGAGCAGCGCCCGCACCGCGAGATCCGCCTGGTGATGGTCGGCCTGGTCATCACCATGCTGCTCGCCATGCTGGACAACCTGATCGTGGGCACCGCGATGCCCACCATCGTCGGCGAGCTGCACGGCGCCGAGCACATGTCCTGGGTGGTGACCTCGTACACCCTGGCCACCGCCGCCTCCACCCCGATCTGGGGCAAGGTCGGCGACCTGTACGGCCGCAAGGGCTCGTTCCTGGTCTCGATCGCGATCTTCCTGCTCGGCTCGGCGCTGTCCGGCCTGTCGCAGAGCATGACCCAGCTGATCGCCTTCCGCGCCGTCCAGGGCCTGGGCGCCGGCGGCCTGATGGTCGGCGTGATGTCGATCATGGGCGCGCTGGTGCTGCCCCGCGACCGCGGCAAGTACCAGGGCATGTTCGCCGCCGTGATGGCGCTGGCCACCGTCGGCGGCCCGCTGATCGGCGGCTTCATCACCGACCACCTGAACTGGCGCTGGACGTTCTACGTCAACCTGCCGCTGGGCGCGATCGCGCTGGCCTTCATCGTCGTCGTGCTGAAGCTGCCGAAGATCCGCTCCAACGCGAAGATCGACTACTTCGGCGCGCTGCTGCTCACCGTCGGCATCGTCTCGGCCGTGCTGGTCACCACCTGGGGCGGCCACGAGTACGCCTGGGGCTCGAAGCAGATCCTCGGCCTGGGCACGCTCGGCCTGGCCTCGCTGATCGGCTTCTGCTACGTCGAGCAGCGGGTCGCCGAGCCGATCATCCCGCTCTCGCTGTTCCGCAACCGGAACTTCACCATGGTCTCGATCATCGGCTTCATCGTCGGCTTCGCGATGTTCGGCGCGGTGACCTTCCTGCCCACCTACCAGCAGATCGTGCAGAACGCCTCGGCGACCAACTCCGGCCTGCTGCTGATGCCGATGATGTTCGGCATGCTGGTGGTCTCGCTGGTGGTCGGCCAGGCCATCACCAAGACCGGCAAGTACCGGATCTTCCCGATCATCGGCACCACCGTGATGGCCGGCGGCTCGCTGCTGCTGTCCACCCTCGCGGTGGACACCAAGACCTTCACCTCCTCCTGTTACATGGTGGTGCTCGGCGCCGGCATGGGCTTCCTGATGCAGGTCACCATGCTGGTCGCGCAGAACAGCGTGGAGATGAAGGACATGGGCGTCGCCTCGTCCTCCGCCACCCTGTTCCGCACCATCGGCGGCTCCTTCGGCGTGGCGCTGTTCGGCACGCTCTACATCAACCGGCTCAACGACACCCTGAAGGACGCCGGGATGCCGGCCGGCGGCGAGTCCACCGGCTCGATGAGCCCGGAGACCCTGAAGCACATGCCGCCCGAGGCGGTCGCGGTGCTCCGGCACGGCATCGCCAACGGCATGCACACCGTCTTCCTGTGGGGCACCGTGGTCAGCGTGGTCGCCATCGCCGCCTCGCTGTTCATCCGCGAGGTCAAGCTCCGCGGGGGCGCGGACGCCGCCGAGGCCAAGGCCGAGGCCGCCCTGGAGGGCGCGGTCTGA
- a CDS encoding HhH-GPD family protein, translating to MVATASTLAPGAVQALHSTVIGWYETHARDLPWRAPDASPWAVMVSEFMLQQTPVKRVLPAYAAWLERWPTPAALAADAPGEAVRMWGRLGYPRRALRLHGAAVAITERHGGEVPADHAELLALPGVGEYTAAAVASFAFRQRHAVLDTNVRRVFARAVTGVEYPANATTAAERRTARELLPAGDERAATWAVAVMELGALVCTARGPECGGCPLLADCAWQRAGRPPYQGPARRGQTYEGTDRQVRGKLLAVLREATGLVAQGQLDVVWPDAVQRARALDGLVADGLVEPVGPGTYRLPR from the coding sequence ATGGTTGCCACTGCTTCGACTCTTGCCCCGGGCGCCGTCCAGGCGCTGCACTCGACCGTCATCGGCTGGTACGAGACCCACGCCCGCGATCTGCCCTGGCGGGCGCCGGACGCCTCGCCGTGGGCCGTGATGGTCAGCGAGTTCATGCTCCAGCAGACGCCGGTGAAGCGGGTGCTGCCCGCCTACGCGGCCTGGCTGGAGCGCTGGCCCACGCCCGCCGCGCTGGCCGCCGACGCGCCGGGCGAGGCGGTCCGGATGTGGGGCCGGCTCGGCTACCCGCGCCGCGCGCTGCGGCTGCACGGGGCGGCCGTGGCGATCACCGAGCGGCACGGCGGCGAGGTGCCGGCCGACCACGCGGAGCTGCTGGCGCTGCCGGGGGTGGGGGAGTACACGGCGGCCGCGGTCGCCTCGTTCGCGTTCCGGCAGCGGCACGCGGTGCTGGACACCAACGTGCGCCGGGTGTTCGCCCGGGCGGTGACCGGCGTCGAGTACCCGGCGAACGCCACCACGGCCGCCGAGCGCCGCACCGCGCGGGAGCTGCTGCCGGCCGGCGACGAGCGGGCGGCCACCTGGGCGGTCGCCGTGATGGAGCTGGGCGCCCTGGTCTGCACCGCCCGCGGCCCGGAGTGCGGCGGCTGCCCGCTGCTCGCCGACTGCGCCTGGCAGCGGGCCGGCCGCCCGCCGTACCAGGGCCCGGCGCGCCGCGGCCAGACGTACGAGGGCACCGACCGGCAGGTGCGCGGCAAGCTGCTGGCGGTGCTGCGGGAGGCCACCGGGCTGGTCGCCCAGGGGCAGTTGGACGTGGTGTGGCCGGACGCGGTGCAGCGGGCCCGGGCGCTGGACGGGCTGGTCGCCGACGGGCTGGTCGAGCCGGTCGGCCCGGGCACCTACCGGCTGCCGCGGTAG
- a CDS encoding rhomboid family intramembrane serine protease produces the protein MASSHDHAPTGGGLDPAQLIAEARRAFFVMFSFMCLVWAAQLVNWLLGGDMARQHGIVPHDPDTLGYLLTAPFLHANWQHLEGNSGPLFVFGFLAAYRGVGKFLGLTALLVVTSGMTVWLFQDGDTVTVGASGLVYGYLGYGVLRGLFDRNLIDSLIGLVMGASFAYVLTAAVPGTPGVSWLGHLGGLVGGLAGAWIFRDRRPGRPAGLALRSGRSGSADDARSLPAPGRPAAAPAGPVSPRADLLKELDDLGL, from the coding sequence ATGGCCTCCTCGCACGACCACGCCCCCACCGGCGGCGGCCTCGACCCGGCGCAGCTGATCGCCGAGGCGCGGCGCGCGTTCTTCGTCATGTTCTCCTTCATGTGCCTGGTCTGGGCCGCGCAGCTGGTGAACTGGCTGCTGGGCGGCGACATGGCGAGGCAGCACGGCATCGTCCCGCACGACCCGGACACCCTCGGGTACCTGCTGACCGCGCCCTTCCTGCACGCCAACTGGCAGCACCTGGAAGGCAATTCGGGGCCGCTGTTCGTGTTCGGCTTCCTCGCCGCCTACCGCGGGGTGGGCAAGTTCCTCGGGCTGACGGCGCTGCTGGTGGTGACCAGCGGGATGACGGTCTGGCTGTTCCAGGACGGCGACACGGTGACCGTCGGCGCGAGCGGCCTGGTCTACGGCTACCTCGGCTACGGGGTGCTGCGCGGCCTGTTCGACCGGAACCTGATCGACTCGCTGATCGGCCTGGTGATGGGCGCCTCCTTCGCCTACGTGCTGACCGCCGCCGTGCCGGGCACCCCCGGGGTGTCCTGGCTGGGCCACCTCGGCGGGCTGGTCGGCGGCCTGGCGGGGGCCTGGATCTTCCGCGACCGGCGGCCAGGGCGGCCCGCCGGGCTCGCCCTCCGGTCCGGCCGGTCCGGCTCCGCCGACGACGCCCGGTCGCTGCCGGCCCCGGGCCGACCGGCCGCGGCCCCGGCCGGACCGGTCAGCCCGCGCGCGGACCTCCTCAAGGAGCTCGACGACCTGGGGCTTTAA
- a CDS encoding MFS transporter, with protein MTTTTTEPAATPVPLRRNRRFQTLWAGSASAMLGTCLADTAYPLLLLAMTGSPTVAGAFGAVQFGASVLFGLHGGTVADRYDRRRILIAADTVRLLTALSVVLALAADWLTVPHALFAAAVIGATMAYGGPSRMLALRAVVPPEQLRQALSQDELRVNGAALAGPPLAGFLLGLGSAVPFLATVLTSGLALGASVAVRFDSGPGADKPADGPAGEQGKEKGAALAGLRYLLAHRTMRGAVLIAAGLNLTGSAILLAVMVLLREHGTSEAGTGLVLTGEAVGGLLGALLVPHLHRLLSPGRLMLAVGWAAAVAFAACAAASGPVLVFAALAFGCLGVPSLRVLLDVLVFQRVPEEMRGRAMAGTMTLLMAGVPLGTMAAGLLLDRLSAPAVLTLLAAALAAALLPLTLGRTLRSTSWTE; from the coding sequence ATGACCACGACGACGACCGAACCGGCGGCCACCCCGGTGCCGCTGCGCCGCAACCGCCGCTTCCAGACCCTCTGGGCCGGCTCCGCCTCCGCGATGCTCGGCACCTGCCTCGCCGACACCGCGTACCCGCTGCTGCTGCTCGCGATGACCGGCTCCCCGACCGTGGCCGGGGCGTTCGGCGCCGTCCAGTTCGGCGCGTCGGTGCTGTTCGGCCTGCACGGCGGCACCGTCGCCGACCGGTACGACCGGCGGCGGATCCTGATCGCCGCCGACACCGTCCGGCTGCTCACCGCGCTCAGCGTCGTGCTCGCCCTGGCCGCCGACTGGTTGACCGTCCCGCACGCGCTGTTCGCCGCCGCCGTGATCGGCGCCACCATGGCCTACGGCGGCCCCTCCCGGATGCTCGCGCTGCGCGCCGTCGTCCCGCCCGAACAGCTCCGCCAGGCCCTCTCGCAGGACGAACTGCGGGTCAACGGCGCCGCGCTCGCCGGGCCGCCGCTGGCCGGCTTCCTGCTCGGCCTCGGCAGCGCGGTCCCGTTCCTCGCCACCGTCCTGACCTCGGGTCTGGCGCTCGGCGCGAGCGTCGCCGTCCGGTTCGACTCCGGCCCCGGGGCGGACAAGCCGGCGGACGGCCCGGCGGGGGAGCAGGGTAAGGAGAAGGGCGCCGCGCTGGCCGGCCTGCGCTACCTGCTCGCCCACCGGACGATGCGCGGCGCGGTGCTGATCGCCGCCGGGCTCAACCTCACCGGCTCGGCGATCCTGCTGGCCGTGATGGTCCTGCTCCGCGAGCACGGCACCTCCGAGGCGGGCACCGGCCTGGTCCTCACCGGCGAGGCCGTCGGCGGTCTGCTCGGCGCGCTGCTCGTCCCGCACCTGCACCGGCTGCTCAGCCCCGGCCGGCTGATGCTGGCGGTCGGTTGGGCCGCCGCGGTCGCCTTCGCCGCCTGCGCGGCGGCCTCCGGTCCGGTCCTGGTCTTCGCCGCCCTGGCCTTCGGCTGCCTCGGCGTCCCGTCCCTGCGGGTCCTGCTGGACGTCCTGGTCTTCCAGCGGGTCCCCGAGGAGATGCGGGGGCGCGCGATGGCCGGGACGATGACCCTCCTGATGGCGGGCGTCCCGCTCGGCACGATGGCCGCGGGCCTGCTGCTCGACCGGCTCTCCGCCCCCGCCGTCCTCACCCTGCTCGCCGCGGCCCTCGCCGCCGCCCTGCTCCCGCTCACCCTGGGCCGCACCCTGCGCAGTACCAGCTGGACCGAGTAG
- a CDS encoding winged helix-turn-helix domain-containing protein, translating into MADQMKEREVTDVATLKALADPLRLAVLGVLMKRDPEPVSVKEIAAALDEAPTKLYRHVKQLEQTGLVYVAETRLVSGIVESRYRSAQQSLRLSPQVYAEGDEPPAALGAILAAMDLVRADFRRDFLAGRIDLTPAAQGNPHPGKFAHATFRLSPERLRRLRARLDDALDEVFAEGDSTDPDAVEVALFALLYAVRPPAEDGGQG; encoded by the coding sequence GTGGCTGATCAGATGAAGGAACGCGAGGTCACCGACGTCGCGACGTTGAAGGCGCTGGCCGATCCGCTGCGGCTGGCCGTGCTCGGCGTGCTGATGAAGCGCGACCCGGAGCCGGTGTCGGTGAAGGAGATCGCCGCGGCGCTCGACGAGGCGCCGACCAAGCTCTACCGGCACGTCAAGCAGCTGGAGCAGACCGGGCTGGTGTACGTGGCGGAGACCCGGCTGGTCTCCGGGATCGTGGAGAGCCGCTACCGCTCCGCCCAGCAGTCACTGCGGCTGTCCCCGCAGGTCTACGCGGAGGGCGACGAGCCGCCGGCCGCGCTGGGGGCGATCCTGGCGGCGATGGACCTGGTGCGCGCGGACTTCCGGCGCGACTTCCTGGCGGGCCGGATCGACCTCACCCCGGCGGCGCAGGGCAACCCGCACCCCGGCAAGTTCGCGCACGCCACCTTCCGGCTCAGCCCCGAACGGCTGCGGCGGCTGCGCGCCCGGCTGGACGACGCGCTGGACGAGGTGTTCGCCGAGGGCGACTCCACCGACCCGGACGCCGTCGAGGTGGCGCTGTTCGCGCTGCTGTACGCCGTCCGGCCGCCCGCGGAGGACGGCGGCCAGGGCTAG